Proteins from a genomic interval of Actinoalloteichus hymeniacidonis:
- a CDS encoding fumarylacetoacetate hydrolase family protein yields the protein MRIGRIAHPQGVAFVSIEGEPDTDQVAAEIAEHPFGDPTYTGRKWPLADVRVLAPILPSKVICVGKNYADHAKEMGGEAPASPVIFLKPSTSVVGPGASIRLPADSEQVDFEGELAAVIGMPCRDVSPAKAKDVILGYTIANDVTARDQQRADGQWTRGKGHDTFCPLGPWIDTTVDPSDLRIRTELDGAVQQDSTTANLVHDLPTLVAWISRVMTLLPGDVILTGTPAGVGPMKPGQTVSISIAGLGTLRNPVVAR from the coding sequence GTGCGTATCGGCCGTATCGCCCATCCCCAGGGAGTGGCCTTCGTCTCGATCGAGGGCGAGCCGGACACGGACCAGGTCGCGGCGGAGATCGCGGAGCACCCGTTCGGCGACCCGACCTACACCGGCCGCAAATGGCCGCTGGCGGATGTCCGGGTATTGGCCCCGATCCTGCCGAGCAAGGTGATCTGTGTCGGGAAGAACTATGCGGACCACGCCAAGGAGATGGGCGGCGAGGCACCGGCCAGCCCGGTGATCTTCCTCAAGCCCTCGACCTCGGTGGTCGGGCCGGGCGCGAGCATCAGGCTGCCCGCCGACTCGGAGCAGGTGGACTTCGAGGGCGAGTTGGCCGCGGTCATCGGCATGCCCTGCCGGGATGTGTCGCCCGCCAAGGCCAAGGACGTCATCCTCGGTTACACGATCGCCAACGACGTCACGGCGCGAGACCAGCAGCGTGCGGACGGCCAGTGGACCCGAGGCAAGGGACACGACACGTTCTGTCCGCTCGGCCCCTGGATCGACACCACCGTCGACCCGTCGGACCTGCGCATTCGCACCGAGCTCGATGGTGCGGTGCAGCAGGATTCCACCACGGCGAACCTCGTGCACGACCTGCCGACGCTCGTCGCCTGGATCTCGCGGGTGATGACTTTGCTGCCCGGCGACGTCATCCTCACCGGCACGCCTGCGGGCGTGGGCCCGATGAAGCCCGGTCAGACGGTCTCGATCTCCATCGCGGGCCTGGGGACGCTGCGAAACCCGGTGGTCGCGCGCTGA
- a CDS encoding HAD family hydrolase: MTSALASPVTLPTGRIRAVCLDIDDTLVDYETSARSGLTALLGHDDAWPAWRRTTDIYHLRYHAGEVDFDTMRRERTKAFFADLGEELDDSEAAEREERRLSCITRTWRLFDDVWPCLEALRASGMQLAVITNAASLYQRKKLRAVGLIDAFDHLVISEELGIGKPDPMIFHTACEALGVAPEETVHVGDRLDLDASGAVGAGLHGVWLDRRGEARRVPVGVSVISSLEELPDLVVPRLPSPR, encoded by the coding sequence GTGACATCTGCCCTTGCCTCGCCTGTGACCCTGCCCACTGGACGCATTCGAGCGGTCTGCCTCGATATCGACGACACCCTGGTCGACTACGAGACCTCGGCTAGATCGGGACTCACCGCGCTCCTCGGCCATGACGATGCCTGGCCGGCTTGGCGCAGGACCACGGACATCTATCACCTCCGTTATCACGCTGGCGAGGTCGACTTCGACACCATGCGGCGCGAACGCACCAAGGCATTCTTCGCCGATCTCGGCGAGGAACTCGATGACAGCGAGGCCGCCGAGCGCGAGGAACGCAGGCTGTCGTGTATCACCCGTACCTGGCGACTTTTCGATGATGTCTGGCCCTGCCTGGAAGCATTGCGGGCGAGTGGAATGCAGCTGGCCGTCATTACCAATGCCGCCTCGCTTTACCAACGTAAGAAGTTGCGTGCGGTGGGTCTCATCGACGCCTTCGATCACCTGGTGATTTCCGAGGAGCTGGGCATCGGAAAGCCGGATCCCATGATCTTCCACACAGCGTGCGAGGCCTTGGGGGTGGCTCCAGAGGAGACCGTCCACGTCGGCGACCGATTGGACCTCGATGCATCGGGCGCGGTGGGCGCCGGGCTGCACGGCGTGTGGCTGGATCGTCGGGGCGAAGCGCGACGCGTACCGGTGGGCGTGTCGGTCATCTCCAGCCTTGAGGAGCTCCCTGACCTGGTCGTTCCCCGATTGCCGAGCCCGCGATGA
- a CDS encoding IclR family transcriptional regulator encodes MGQHSGIGVLDKAVAVLTAVADDPCGLAELCARTGLPRATAHRLAVGLEVHRLLRRGADGRWRPGAALSELAGTASDPLLEASASVLPRLRDITGESVQLYRRDGMQRVCIATAEPPSGLRDTVPIGSRLSMTAGSGAKVLAAWADPGTQRAVLADAVYGERTLVEVRRRGWAQSVAEREPGVASVSAPVRDSASAVIAAISVSGPVDRIGRKPGARWAADLLAAAEALQTRL; translated from the coding sequence GTGGGACAGCATAGCGGCATCGGTGTACTGGACAAGGCGGTGGCCGTCCTCACCGCCGTGGCGGACGACCCCTGTGGGCTCGCGGAACTCTGCGCGCGGACAGGACTACCTCGCGCGACCGCGCATCGATTGGCGGTGGGGTTGGAGGTACATCGGCTGCTACGCAGAGGTGCCGACGGCCGGTGGCGCCCCGGAGCCGCGTTGAGCGAGCTGGCGGGCACGGCGAGCGATCCGCTCCTTGAGGCCTCGGCTTCCGTACTTCCCAGACTGCGGGATATCACCGGTGAGAGCGTTCAGCTCTATCGGCGCGACGGGATGCAGCGGGTGTGTATCGCCACTGCGGAACCGCCCAGCGGTCTACGCGACACCGTGCCGATCGGCAGCCGATTGTCGATGACGGCGGGCAGCGGAGCGAAGGTGTTGGCCGCCTGGGCCGATCCCGGCACCCAGCGGGCCGTCCTGGCGGACGCGGTGTACGGCGAACGCACCCTTGTCGAGGTACGACGGCGGGGTTGGGCGCAAAGCGTCGCAGAACGCGAACCAGGCGTCGCGAGCGTGTCGGCTCCGGTGCGCGACAGCGCCAGCGCGGTGATCGCGGCCATCTCGGTCTCCGGACCGGTCGATCGCATCGGTCGCAAGCCGGGGGCCCGCTGGGCGGCTGATCTGCTGGCGGCGGCCGAGGCGCTCCAGACCCGACTCTGA
- the cimA gene encoding citramalate synthase yields the protein MFRTVPAATPLGDAFHLYDTTLRDGAQREGISYSVTDKLTVARLLDSLGVGFIEGGWPGALPKDTEFFARAAEGELELRHAALVAFGSTRRAGSTAAEDPQVRALLDSKAPVITLVAKSDRRHIERALRTDVEENCAMVRDTVSLLVAEGRRVFVDAEHFFDGYAFDPDCALRVLEAAVLGGADVAVLCDTNGGSLPTGLAETVTEVSARTGFRLGIHCQDDTACAVANTIAAVQAGVTHVQCTANGYGERAGNADLFPVIGNLVTKLGMPVLPEGKLAELTPVSHALAEIANLAPDAHQAYVGSSAFAHKAGLHASAIKVDPELYNHMEPSEVGNGMRVLVTEMAGRASLELKGREFGLDLTDNPEAVGRVVRRVKELEAGGWSFEAADASLELLLREELDGASAGSAEDAATTTGRVQPFTLESYRVVLDHAADGTVVAEATVRLHVDGERVIATAEGTGPVNALDAALRAALTPYLPWLSEVRLLDYKVRILSGEHGTDAVTRVLVDSGDGAGKWTTVGVHGNIVEASWLALCDALVHRASRQEAKVR from the coding sequence GTGTTCCGCACCGTTCCGGCAGCCACCCCGCTCGGCGATGCCTTCCACCTCTACGACACGACGCTGCGCGACGGCGCACAGCGCGAGGGCATCTCGTACTCGGTGACCGACAAACTCACCGTCGCCAGACTGCTGGACTCCCTCGGCGTCGGATTCATCGAGGGTGGTTGGCCCGGTGCGCTGCCCAAGGACACCGAGTTCTTCGCCAGGGCGGCCGAGGGAGAGCTGGAACTGCGCCACGCCGCGCTGGTCGCCTTCGGCTCCACCCGGCGAGCAGGCTCGACTGCTGCCGAGGACCCGCAGGTCCGGGCGCTGCTGGATTCGAAGGCGCCGGTGATCACCCTGGTGGCCAAGTCCGACCGCAGACACATCGAGCGGGCGTTGCGCACCGACGTCGAGGAGAACTGCGCTATGGTCCGCGACACGGTCTCCCTGCTGGTCGCCGAGGGACGCCGGGTGTTCGTCGACGCCGAACACTTCTTCGACGGCTACGCCTTCGACCCGGACTGCGCGCTGCGCGTCCTGGAGGCCGCCGTGCTCGGTGGCGCCGATGTGGCCGTGTTGTGCGACACCAACGGCGGCAGCCTGCCGACCGGCCTGGCCGAGACGGTGACCGAGGTGAGCGCCCGCACCGGTTTCCGGTTGGGAATCCATTGCCAGGACGACACGGCTTGCGCGGTGGCCAACACCATCGCCGCAGTACAGGCCGGGGTCACCCACGTGCAGTGCACCGCGAACGGCTATGGGGAGCGGGCGGGCAACGCCGATCTGTTCCCGGTGATCGGCAACCTCGTGACCAAGCTCGGTATGCCGGTTCTCCCGGAGGGGAAGCTGGCGGAGTTGACCCCGGTCTCGCACGCGCTCGCCGAAATCGCCAACCTCGCTCCCGACGCCCATCAGGCGTATGTCGGGTCGTCGGCCTTCGCCCACAAGGCGGGCCTGCACGCGAGTGCGATCAAGGTGGATCCGGAGCTCTACAACCACATGGAGCCCTCCGAGGTCGGCAACGGCATGCGGGTGTTGGTGACCGAGATGGCCGGCCGAGCCAGCCTCGAACTCAAGGGCCGCGAGTTCGGCCTGGACCTGACCGACAATCCGGAGGCGGTGGGCCGGGTCGTGCGGCGGGTCAAGGAGTTGGAGGCAGGCGGCTGGTCGTTCGAGGCGGCGGACGCATCGTTGGAATTGCTCCTCCGGGAGGAACTCGACGGTGCGTCCGCAGGCTCGGCCGAGGATGCGGCGACCACAACGGGCCGGGTTCAGCCGTTCACCCTGGAGTCGTACCGGGTGGTGCTCGATCACGCCGCCGACGGCACGGTCGTCGCCGAGGCCACGGTCCGACTGCACGTCGACGGCGAGCGGGTGATCGCCACCGCCGAGGGCACCGGACCCGTCAACGCCCTGGATGCGGCCTTGCGGGCGGCTCTGACGCCGTACCTGCCCTGGCTGAGCGAGGTGCGGCTGCTGGACTACAAGGTGCGCATCCTCTCCGGCGAGCACGGCACCGACGCGGTCACCCGCGTACTGGTCGATTCCGGCGACGGCGCGGGGAAATGGACCACGGTCGGCGTGCACGGCAACATCGTCGAGGCGAGCTGGCTGGCCCTGTGCGACGCCCTGGTGCATCGGGCATCCCGGCAGGAGGCCAAGGTCCGCTGA
- the gltX gene encoding glutamate--tRNA ligase, with translation MTEPQTSPAAVRVRFCPSPTGTPHVGLIRTALFNWAFARHNQGSLVFRIEDTDAARDSEESYLALLDAMRWLGLDWDEGPEVGGEHGPYRQSQRRELHLDVVEKLRAAGEIYESFSTAEEIEARHRAAGRDPKLGYDGADRDLTEERRAELRAEGRSPVLRLRMPDTDITFDDLVRGEVTFAAGSVPDPVLVRGNGEPLYTLVNPVDDALMKITHVLRGEDLLSSTPRQIALYEALRRIGVADVVPRFGHLPLVQGEGNRKLSKRDPQSNLFNYRDRGFLPEGLLNYLALLGWSIAEDRDVFSREEMVEAFDITRVSSNPARFDVKKAEAINATHLRALPADEFVRRVTPYLVTGGLLPSEPSAEQVEVLTAAAPLIQERLVVLSDAVGMLRFLFVDDAEFAPEPESAAKALDAAAAPVLTESIAALDALPEWKTEAIEQALKAALVDGLGLKPRKAFAPVRVAVTGRTVSPPLYESMELLGKQRTLGRLRSALEKTA, from the coding sequence ATGACTGAGCCTCAGACCAGCCCCGCAGCTGTCCGCGTCCGCTTCTGCCCGTCGCCGACCGGCACCCCACACGTCGGCCTGATCCGGACCGCCCTGTTCAACTGGGCGTTCGCCAGGCACAACCAGGGCTCGCTGGTGTTCCGCATCGAGGACACCGACGCGGCACGAGACTCCGAGGAGTCCTACCTGGCGTTGTTGGATGCCATGCGTTGGCTGGGCCTGGACTGGGACGAGGGCCCCGAGGTCGGCGGCGAGCACGGCCCGTACCGACAGAGTCAGCGGCGCGAGCTGCACCTGGACGTGGTCGAGAAGCTGCGCGCCGCCGGGGAGATCTACGAGTCCTTCTCCACCGCCGAGGAGATCGAGGCCCGGCATCGTGCCGCGGGGCGGGACCCCAAGCTCGGTTACGACGGAGCGGATCGCGACCTCACCGAGGAGCGTCGCGCCGAACTGCGCGCCGAGGGGCGTTCGCCGGTGCTGCGGCTTCGGATGCCCGACACCGACATCACCTTCGACGACCTGGTTCGCGGCGAGGTGACCTTCGCGGCGGGCTCGGTGCCCGACCCGGTTCTGGTGCGTGGCAACGGCGAACCGCTGTACACGCTGGTGAACCCCGTCGACGACGCGTTGATGAAGATCACCCACGTGCTGCGTGGTGAGGACCTGCTGTCCTCCACGCCCCGGCAGATCGCGTTGTACGAGGCACTGCGTCGGATCGGTGTCGCCGACGTCGTCCCGAGGTTCGGCCACCTGCCGTTGGTGCAGGGCGAGGGCAACCGCAAGCTCTCCAAGCGCGACCCGCAGTCGAACCTGTTCAACTACCGGGACCGGGGCTTCCTGCCGGAGGGCCTGCTCAACTACCTGGCGTTGTTGGGCTGGTCCATCGCCGAGGACCGGGACGTCTTCTCCCGCGAGGAGATGGTCGAGGCCTTCGACATCACCCGGGTCAGCTCCAACCCGGCCCGCTTCGATGTGAAGAAGGCGGAGGCGATCAACGCCACGCACCTGCGTGCGCTGCCCGCCGACGAGTTCGTGCGACGGGTGACCCCGTACCTCGTCACGGGTGGTCTGCTGCCCTCGGAGCCCTCGGCGGAGCAGGTCGAGGTCCTGACCGCCGCCGCGCCGCTGATCCAGGAGCGCCTGGTGGTGCTCTCCGACGCGGTCGGCATGCTGCGATTCCTCTTCGTCGACGACGCGGAGTTCGCGCCGGAACCCGAGTCCGCTGCCAAGGCGCTCGACGCGGCCGCCGCTCCGGTGCTCACCGAGTCCATCGCCGCGTTGGACGCGCTGCCGGAGTGGAAGACCGAGGCGATCGAGCAGGCGCTCAAGGCCGCTCTGGTCGACGGGCTCGGTCTCAAGCCGAGGAAGGCCTTCGCGCCCGTGCGGGTCGCGGTGACCGGCCGGACCGTGTCGCCGCCGCTGTACGAGTCCATGGAGCTGCTCGGGAAGCAGCGCACGCTGGGCAGGCTGCGTTCGGCGCTCGAGAAGACGGCGTGA
- a CDS encoding FAD-dependent oxidoreductase encodes MASKSTAPRTETTTCVVVGGGPAGMMLGLLLARAGIAVTVLEKHGDFLRDFRGDTVHPSTLTVLDELGLIDRFKTLPQRRVNTAKVVLDQGVGPIGDLNQIPGKYKYIALVPQWDFLDLLADVAAEEPGFDLRMNTEFVDVLREAGQVHGVRYRDATGEGEIRADLVVACDGRSSSVRKAVGLVPREFGVPIDVLWFRLPRTESDPTGVLGRFSIGEGIAMIDRGDYWQCGYLIPKGSEAELRASDIEDFRSRIGRLIPWLADRADEVSSFDDLATLVVRLNRLRRWHAPGVLCIGDAAHAMSPVGGVGINLAIQDAVATARLLAPALRLRKPTVRDLAKVRRRRVMPARIVQGIQRRIHRNMLPSPSSKARAQRTDGRMPAPFRLMLRFPFLQAIPAYLVGIGPRPEHAPRFARRQPHRGHAGDPAPRPRDAEQDQEPSRTAD; translated from the coding sequence ATGGCGTCGAAATCCACCGCACCCCGAACCGAGACGACCACCTGCGTCGTGGTCGGTGGCGGACCGGCGGGCATGATGCTGGGCCTGCTGCTGGCCAGAGCGGGGATCGCCGTGACCGTGTTGGAGAAGCACGGCGACTTCCTTCGTGACTTCCGGGGCGACACCGTGCACCCGTCGACGTTGACCGTGCTGGACGAGCTCGGCCTGATCGATCGATTCAAAACGCTGCCGCAGCGCCGGGTGAACACCGCGAAGGTGGTGCTGGACCAAGGGGTGGGGCCGATCGGCGACCTCAATCAGATTCCCGGCAAATACAAGTACATCGCCCTGGTGCCCCAATGGGACTTTCTGGATCTACTCGCCGACGTCGCGGCCGAGGAACCCGGCTTCGATCTCCGGATGAACACCGAGTTCGTCGACGTACTGCGCGAGGCAGGCCAGGTCCACGGTGTGCGCTATCGAGATGCGACCGGAGAGGGCGAGATACGGGCCGACCTCGTGGTGGCCTGTGACGGCCGTTCATCGTCGGTCCGCAAGGCCGTCGGACTCGTGCCGAGGGAGTTCGGCGTGCCGATCGACGTGTTGTGGTTCCGCCTTCCCCGCACCGAATCCGATCCGACCGGCGTGCTCGGCCGGTTCAGTATCGGCGAGGGCATCGCGATGATCGACCGAGGCGACTATTGGCAGTGCGGCTATCTGATTCCGAAGGGCAGTGAGGCCGAGCTGCGCGCTTCCGACATCGAGGATTTCCGATCTCGAATCGGCAGGCTGATCCCTTGGCTTGCCGATCGGGCCGATGAGGTCTCGTCGTTCGACGACCTCGCAACACTGGTGGTGCGGCTCAATCGGCTACGACGCTGGCACGCGCCGGGAGTGCTCTGCATCGGTGATGCGGCGCATGCCATGTCTCCCGTCGGCGGCGTCGGCATCAACCTGGCGATACAGGATGCCGTGGCGACTGCGCGCCTGCTGGCGCCCGCACTGCGACTGCGCAAACCGACCGTGCGCGATCTGGCCAAGGTCCGCAGACGGCGAGTCATGCCTGCCCGGATCGTGCAGGGCATCCAACGGCGAATCCATCGCAACATGCTGCCCTCGCCAAGCTCGAAGGCTCGCGCTCAACGCACAGACGGGCGAATGCCCGCCCCATTCCGATTGATGCTTCGATTCCCATTTCTACAGGCCATCCCCGCATACCTGGTCGGGATCGGTCCGAGGCCGGAGCATGCGCCGCGCTTCGCCCGCAGGCAGCCGCATCGAGGCCACGCCGGAGATCCCGCGCCCCGACCCCGCGATGCCGAGCAGGACCAGGAGCCGTCCCGCACCGCCGACTAG